The Pongo abelii isolate AG06213 chromosome 20, NHGRI_mPonAbe1-v2.0_pri, whole genome shotgun sequence genome window below encodes:
- the MYADM gene encoding myeloid-associated differentiation marker isoform X1, translating into MPVTVTRTTITTTTTSSSGLGSPTIVGSPRALTQPLGLLRLLQLVSTCVAFSLVASVGAWTGPMGNWSMFTWCFCFSVTLIILIVELCGLQARFPLSWRNFPITFACYAALFCLSASIIYPTTYVQFLSHGRSRDHAIAATFFSCIACVAYATEVAWTRARPGEITGYMATVPGLLKVLETFVACIIFAFISDTYLYQHQPALEWCVAVYAICFILAAIAILLNLGECTNVLPIPFPSFLSGLALLSVLLYATALVLWPLYQFDEKYGGQPRRSRDVSCSRSHAYYVCGWDRRLAVAILTAINLLAYVADLVHSAHLVFVKV; encoded by the coding sequence ATGCCAGTGACGGTAACCCgcaccaccatcacaaccaccacgaCATCGTCTTCGGGCCTGGGGTCCCCCACGATCGTGGGGTCCCCTCGGGCCCTGACACAGCCCCTGGGTCTCCTTCGCCTGCTGCAGCTGGTGTCTACCTGCGTGGCCTTCTCGCTGGTGGCTAGCGTGGGCGCCTGGACGGGGCCCATGGGCAACTGGTCCATGTTCACCTGGTGCTTCTGCTTCTCGGTGACCCTGATCATCCTCATCGTGGAGCTGTGCGGGCTCCAGGCCCGCTTCCCCCTGTCTTGGCGCAACTTCCCCATCACCTTCGCCTGCTATGCGGCCCTCTTCTGCCTCTCGGCCTCCATCATCTACCCCACCACCTACGTCCAGTTCCTGTCCCACGGCCGTTCCCGGGACCACGCCATCGCCGCCACCTTCTTCTCCTGCATCGCTTGTGTGGCTTACGCCACCGAAGTGGCCTGGACCCGGGCCCGGCCCGGCGAGATCACTGGCTACATGGCCACCGTGCCGGGGCTGCTGAAGGTGCTGGAGACCTTCGTGGCCTGCATCATCTTCGCGTTCATCAGCGACACCTACCTGTACCAGCACCAGCCGGCCCTGGAGTGGTGCGTGGCGGTGTACGCCATCTGCTTCATCCTAGCGGCCATCGCCATCCTGCTGAACCTGGGGGAGTGCACCAACGTGCTGCCCATCCCCTTCCCCAGCTTCCTGTCGGGGCTGGCCTTGCTGTCTGTCCTCCTCTATGCCACTGCCCTCGTTCTCTGGCCCCTCTACCAGTTCGATGAGAAGTATGGCGGCCAGCCTCGGCGCTCCAGAGATGTAAGCTGCAGCCGCAGCCATGCCTACTACGTGTGTGGCTGGGACCGCCGACTGGCTGTGGCCATCCTGACGGCCATCAACCTACTGGCGTATGTGGCTGACCTGGTGCACTCTGCCCACCTGGTTTTTGTCAAGGTCTAA
- the MYADM gene encoding myeloid-associated differentiation marker (The RefSeq protein has 1 substitution compared to this genomic sequence) — protein MPVTVTRTTITTTTTSSSGQGSPTIVGSPRALTQPLGLLRLLQLVSTCVAFSLVASVGAWTGPMGNWSMFTWCFCFSVTLIILIVELCGLQARFPLSWRNFPITFACYAALFCLSASIIYPTTYVQFLSHGRSRDHAIAATFFSCIACVAYATEVAWTRARPGEITGYMATVPGLLKVLETFVACIIFAFISDTYLYQHQPALEWCVAVYAICFILAAIAILLNLGECTNVLPIPFPSFLSGLALLSVLLYATALVLWPLYQFDEKYGGQPRRSRDVSCSRSHAYYVCGWDRRLAVAILTAINLLAYVADLVHSAHLVFVKV, from the coding sequence ATGCCAGTGACGGTAACCCgcaccaccatcacaaccaccacgaCATCGTCTTCGGGCCTGGGGTCCCCCACGATCGTGGGGTCCCCTCGGGCCCTGACACAGCCCCTGGGTCTCCTTCGCCTGCTGCAGCTGGTGTCTACCTGCGTGGCCTTCTCGCTGGTGGCTAGCGTGGGCGCCTGGACGGGGCCCATGGGCAACTGGTCCATGTTCACCTGGTGCTTCTGCTTCTCGGTGACCCTGATCATCCTCATCGTGGAGCTGTGCGGGCTCCAGGCCCGCTTCCCCCTGTCTTGGCGCAACTTCCCCATCACCTTCGCCTGCTATGCGGCCCTCTTCTGCCTCTCGGCCTCCATCATCTACCCCACCACCTACGTCCAGTTCCTGTCCCACGGCCGTTCCCGGGACCACGCCATCGCCGCCACCTTCTTCTCCTGCATCGCTTGTGTGGCTTACGCCACCGAAGTGGCCTGGACCCGGGCCCGGCCCGGCGAGATCACTGGCTACATGGCCACCGTGCCGGGGCTGCTGAAGGTGCTGGAGACCTTCGTGGCCTGCATCATCTTCGCGTTCATCAGCGACACCTACCTGTACCAGCACCAGCCGGCCCTGGAGTGGTGCGTGGCGGTGTACGCCATCTGCTTCATCCTAGCGGCCATCGCCATCCTGCTGAACCTGGGGGAGTGCACCAACGTGCTGCCCATCCCCTTCCCCAGCTTCCTGTCGGGGCTGGCCTTGCTGTCTGTCCTCCTCTATGCCACTGCCCTCGTTCTCTGGCCCCTCTACCAGTTCGATGAGAAGTATGGCGGCCAGCCTCGGCGCTCCAGAGATGTAAGCTGCAGCCGCAGCCATGCCTACTACGTGTGTGGCTGGGACCGCCGACTGGCTGTGGCCATCCTGACGGCCATCAACCTACTGGCGTATGTGGCTGACCTGGTGCACTCTGCCCACCTGGTTTTTGTCAAGGTCTAA